Proteins encoded by one window of Haliotis asinina isolate JCU_RB_2024 chromosome 6, JCU_Hal_asi_v2, whole genome shotgun sequence:
- the LOC137287766 gene encoding uncharacterized protein: MVTTTQLFRLIWIVPRANPLIWTPKQTSGCFGTGSSDFDFLNPECQPGEIIALKDFYAGSKSTYLSCPSESTDLNRNHSKSCTYAEDDCQFHLDGQGKGLRIYTNCTGTTDCTVRVDRIKAGRPCDVLTHLTPANSMLMNYYCIPENLHQSVSDQSVFNGSTLYLYNNKYPKVVHLDSNHACSVSAPCGSEITATALYIRLQYNAGGSCAQHLLLQDGESTLAIDCAFNNNFVVKSVF, from the exons ATGGTCACCACAACACAGTTATTCCGACTAATATGGATCGTTCCAAGAGCAA ATCCTTTGATATGGACTCCAAAGCAAACCTCAGGATGTTTTGGAACAGGGTCTTCAGATTTTGACTTTCTGAACCCGGAGTGTCAGCCAGGGGAGATTATTGCTCTGAAAGATTTCTATGCTGGCTCTAAAAGTACATATCTCAGCTGTCCCAGCGAGTCAACAGATTTAAACAGGAACCACTCTAAGTCCTGCACATATGCTGAGGACGACTGCCAGTTTCACTTGGACGGGCAAGGAAAGGGCCTGCGGATTTATACAAACTGTACTGGTACGACTGACTGCACAGTGAGAGTGGACAGAATTAAAGCTGGGCGGCCATGTGACGTCCTCACTCACCTGACACCAGCTAATTCCATGTTGATGAACTACTACTGCATACCTG AAAATCTCCACCAAAGTGTTTCCGACCAGAGTGTATTCAACGGTTCTACACTGTATCTGTACAACAATAAGTACCCGAAAGTAGTTCACTTGGACTCCAACCATGCCTGCAGTGTGTCGGCACCTTGTGGGTCAGAGATCACCGCAACTGCACTTTACATTCGCCTCCAGTACAACGCAGGTGGTTCTTGTGCCCAGCATCTTCTCCTGCAGGATGGAGAGTCCACATTAGCAATTGACTGTGCTTTCAACAACAACTTCGTTGTCAAGTCTGTATTCTAA
- the LOC137287769 gene encoding ankyrin repeat domain-containing protein 50-like, giving the protein MLAAKNGHQDVVELLVGKGANLSLVDKTGDNILHCACRGGDAEVVKYILSHGMLDINNLGPRKKTPVIVDINNRGWKRRTPVMVAAEQGHKEVVELLVKHGTDLSLKVANNLHGACYSGQFYAVNCVLSLNLVDLKRGGWKIRIPMMVAAKVGSKDIVEWLLRNEANLSLRDEEGQNILHLASHKGHVDVVKYVLSLNSVGINSRGMEDRTPVMAAAENGQKEVVELLVEHGANLVLCDMDGNNILHIACYEGHLDVVKYLLSLNSVDINSRGFLMMTPVMTAAENGHRELVELLVKHGANLLLRDIDGDDTLHYACYAEHIEVVKYLLSLNSVDINSRGMEKRTPVMAAAQHALRKMVELLVKHGANLLLSDIRGNNILHCACTAGHFDIVKYLLSLNSVDINSRGMEKRTPVMAAAQHGHRKMVELLVKHGANLLLSDIRGNNILHCACTAGRFDVVKYLLSLNSVDINSRDMAKRTPVMVAGQHGHKKVVKLLVKHGADL; this is encoded by the coding sequence ATGCTGGCAGCAAAGAACGGACACCAAGACGTGGTGGAGTTGCTTGTAGGCAAGGGAGCTAACTTGTCACTCGTGGATAAAACaggtgacaacatccttcactgcGCTTGTAGGGGAGGAGATGCGGAGGTGGTGAAGTACATCCTCTCACATGGGATGCTTGACATCAACAATCTGGGGCCCCGCAAGAAGACTCCAGTGATAGTGGACATTAACAATAGGGGATGGAAGAGGAGGACACCAGTAATGGTAGCAGCAGAACAGGGACATAAAGAAGTAGTGGAATTACTTGTAAAACATGGAACTGACCTGTCTCTCAAGGTTGCTAACAACCTACATGGTGCCTGTTACAGCGGACAGTTTTATGCAGTGAATTGCGTCCTCTCACTAAACTTGGTGGATCTAAAAAGGGGGGGATGGAAAATTAGGATACCTATGATGGTAGCAGCAAAAGTGGGAAGTAAAGACATTGTGGAATGGTTACTGAGGAATGAAGCTAATCTCTCACTCAGAGAtgaagagggtcaaaacattcTTCACCTGGCGTCGCACAAAGGACATGTGGACGTTGTGAAATATGTACTGTCACTGAACTCAGTGGGTATAAACAGCAGGGGAATGGAAGATAGGACACCTGTGATGGCAGCAGCAGAAAATGGTCAAAAAGAAGTGGTGGAACTACTCGTAGAACATGGCGCCAATCTGGTACTATGTGATATGGATGGGAACAACATCCTCCACATAGCCTGTTACGAAGGCCATCTTGATGTAGTAAAATATCTCCTCTCACTAAACTCAGTGGACATTAACAGCAGGGGTTTTTTGATGATGACACCAGTGATGACAGCAGCAGAAAATGGTCACAGGGAACTGGTGGAACTACTCGTGAAACATGGAGCTAATCTGCTGTTACGTGATATAGATGGAGATGACACCCTTCACTATGCTTGTTACGCAGAACATATTGAAGTTGTGAAATATCTCCTTTCACTAAACTCGGTGGACATCAACAGCAGGGGGATGGAGAAGAGGACACCAGTGATGGCAGCAGCTCAGCATGCCCTTAGGAAAATGGTGGAACTACTCGTAAAACATGGCGCTAATCTGTTGTTAAGTGATATACGTGggaacaacatccttcactgtgCGTGTACCGCTGGACATtttgacattgtgaaatatctcCTCTCACTGAACTCGGTGGACATCAACAGCAGGGGGATGGAGAAGAGGACACCAGTGATGGCAGCAGCTCAGCATGGCCATAGGAAAATGGTGGAACTACTCGTAAAACATGGCGCTAATCTGTTGTTAAGTGATATACGTGggaacaacatccttcactgtgCGTGTACCGCTGGACGTTTTGACGTTGTGAAATATCTCCTCTCACTAAACTCGGTGGACATCAACAGCAGGGATATGGCGAAGAGGACACCAGTGATGGTAGCAGGCCAACATGGCCATAAGAAAGTGGTGAAACTACTCGTAAAACATGGAGCTGATCTATAG